A genomic stretch from Marinobacter fonticola includes:
- a CDS encoding bifunctional diguanylate cyclase/phosphodiesterase, with translation MNDIEDAWNATSIRLLILTPELQDYLWYVHLLRQNPELRLDITWCPDLADCEDLIANTQFDVVLWDSIMFVSSQAVFLQYLSVAGDDHPVVALGAEPEAVGLPLARVNGAVDYLMKGRLDPWNLGRALLYGLFRHRASEFTHGQMGREVASGFINRDLFFDRLQQAILRAERHGQRLALMHINLDEFRSVNDSLGYQAGDQLIVKLAERLRQNLRRVDSLMRIGGDEFAIIIERVENSLDVTQIIRKLVSAMNEPVVIDGKSVVLSASVGISTYPEAGNTPEILLRQANRAMFEAKRDAGTSYRFYNQQLHLTVGRQITLEADLRNALRGRQLELHYQPRIDLVSEEVRGVECLLRWNHPERGLVGPDEFIPAAERSGLIVPIGYWVLEQACERLREASSLGYPGMVFAVNLSFRQFHDRKMTETIFRIIYNASIDTSLLELELTESAMMHDPDYAQRCLRELNQLGISFALDDFGTGFSSLSNLQHLPISLVKIDKSFVQRLGQSGDAEHIIRAIISLSHSLQMSVVAEGVETEGQLDFLRQHHCDEVQGYYYAKPMPWNDLLKFLEARNSLACLGQ, from the coding sequence ATGAATGATATCGAGGACGCGTGGAATGCCACGAGCATCCGTCTGCTGATTCTGACGCCCGAACTGCAGGACTACCTGTGGTACGTTCATCTATTACGCCAGAACCCCGAGCTGCGGTTGGACATCACTTGGTGTCCGGATCTGGCGGACTGCGAAGACCTGATTGCCAACACCCAGTTTGATGTCGTGCTCTGGGACAGCATCATGTTTGTCTCATCCCAGGCTGTCTTTCTTCAATACCTTTCAGTCGCTGGCGACGATCACCCCGTGGTGGCCTTGGGTGCCGAGCCCGAGGCCGTTGGTCTGCCGCTGGCGCGCGTCAATGGCGCTGTGGACTATCTGATGAAGGGCCGTCTGGACCCTTGGAACCTCGGACGGGCTCTGTTGTATGGCTTGTTCCGCCATCGGGCGAGCGAGTTCACCCATGGTCAAATGGGCCGGGAAGTGGCGAGCGGGTTTATCAACCGCGATCTGTTCTTCGATCGGCTTCAGCAGGCTATTCTTCGGGCCGAGCGCCATGGCCAGCGTCTGGCCCTGATGCATATCAACCTGGACGAGTTCCGGTCGGTCAACGACAGCCTGGGCTACCAGGCCGGTGATCAACTGATCGTCAAGCTGGCAGAACGTCTGCGCCAGAATCTGCGGCGTGTGGACTCGCTGATGCGCATCGGCGGCGACGAGTTTGCCATTATCATTGAGCGGGTGGAAAACTCACTCGACGTGACGCAGATCATCCGCAAGCTCGTCTCTGCCATGAACGAACCGGTAGTGATCGACGGCAAGAGCGTGGTGCTCAGCGCGAGTGTCGGTATTTCTACTTATCCCGAAGCGGGCAATACCCCGGAAATTCTTTTGCGCCAGGCCAATCGCGCGATGTTCGAGGCCAAGCGCGATGCGGGCACGAGTTACCGGTTCTATAACCAGCAGCTGCACCTCACGGTCGGACGACAGATCACGCTGGAAGCGGATCTGCGCAATGCACTGCGTGGCCGCCAGTTGGAGCTCCATTACCAGCCGCGCATCGATCTGGTGTCCGAAGAAGTGCGTGGCGTCGAGTGTCTGCTGCGCTGGAACCATCCCGAGCGTGGGCTGGTGGGACCTGACGAGTTCATTCCGGCTGCCGAACGCAGCGGCTTGATCGTCCCCATTGGTTACTGGGTGCTGGAACAAGCTTGCGAACGCCTGCGTGAGGCGTCGTCCCTTGGTTATCCCGGTATGGTGTTCGCGGTCAACCTGTCATTTCGCCAGTTCCACGACCGCAAGATGACCGAGACCATCTTCCGCATCATTTACAATGCCAGCATCGATACCAGCCTACTGGAACTCGAACTGACCGAAAGCGCGATGATGCACGACCCGGACTATGCCCAGCGCTGCCTGCGCGAGCTCAACCAGCTTGGCATCAGCTTTGCGCTGGACGACTTCGGTACGGGCTTTTCGTCCCTCAGCAATCTCCAGCACTTGCCCATCTCCTTGGTGAAAATCGACAAATCGTTCGTCCAGCGTCTGGGCCAGAGTGGTGATGCCGAGCATATTATCCGCGCCATCATCAGCCTGTCCCACAGCCTGCAAATGAGTGTGGTGGCCGAAGGTGTGGAGACGGAAGGACAGCTCGATTTCCTGCGCCAGCATCATTGCGATGAAGTGCAAGGCTACTACTACGCCAAACCCATGCCCTGGAATGATCTCCTTAAGTTTCTCGAAGCCCGTAACAGCCTGGCTTGCCTGGGTCAGTAA